From the Porphyrobacter sp. CACIAM 03H1 genome, the window CGGCGCTGGCCCACGCGAGCGGCGCGGAGGTGATCGGCATCACCCTCCAGCTCTACGATTACGGCGCGGCGACAGGCCGCAAGGGCGCCTGCTGCGCGGGCGACGACATTCGCGACGCGCGCGCCGTGGCCGACCGGCTCGGGATCGCGCATTACGTCTTCGATCACGAAAGCGCCTTTCGCGCGAAAGTGGTCGAACAGTTCGCAGACGATTATCTCGCCGGGCGCACCCCGGTCCCCTGCATCCGCTGCAACATGGGGCCCAAGTTCACCGACCTGTTTCGCATGGCGCGCGAGCTTGGGGCAGATTGCCTTGCGACCGGGCATTATGTGCGCCGGGTGCGGGGCGCGGGTGGCGGCCTAGAGCTGCACCGGGCCCACGATCCGGCGCGCGACCAGTCCTATTTCCTCTACGGCACCACCGAGGCGCAACTCGAATACCTGCGCTTCCCTCTTGGAGGCATGCCCAAGACGGAGGTGCGCGCGCTCGCCGAGGCGGCGGGGTTGCGCAATGCGGCCAAGCCGGATTCGCAGGACATCTGCTTCGTGCCCGATGGCGATTACGCGAAGATCGTCACCAAGGTCCGCCCCGAGGGCGCGGCTCCCGGCGCGATCGTCCATGCCGCCACCGGCGAGAAGCTTGGCGATCACAAGGGTATCGTCCATTTCACCGTCGGCCAGAGGAAGGGTCTCGAGATCGGCGGACAGCCCGAGCCGCTCTATGTGATCGGCCTCGACGCCGCGTCGCGCGAGGTGCGGGTCGGGCCCAAGCGCATGCTCGCCGTAACCGCCGCACACCTCACCGAGACCAACCGCATCGGCCCCCTGCCCGATGCCCTGCTGACCGCGAAGGTCCGCAGCCTTGCCAGGCCCGTGCCGGTGACGCTCGAAGGACAGCTGGGTGACGGCGGGGCGGTGAGGATCCGCTTCGCCGAACCCGAGTTCGGCGTCGCCCCAGGACAGGCGGCGGTGATCTACGCCGGCGAGCGCGTGGTCGGCGGCGGCTGGATCGACACGACCGAGAAGGTCGAAACCTAGCTCTCGTAGGGCTCCAGCACGCAGCCATAGCCCTTGCGGTATGTCGCGGTCGCCTGCGCCACCAGCGGGAAACGCGCGGTGACGCTCCTCGCCTCCACGTCCTCGACCAGAGTGACGGCCTCCATGCCCGGCAACTTGTCCTTGGCGCAATCCTCAAGACTGCGCCCGGCGACGAAGCGGCACGAACAGGCGACCCGGGCCGAATAGGCCGAGGCGATGCTGCCGTAGCCGTTGATGGGTTCGCGGAAGGCCCAGGCCGTCCCGGCAATCGCCAGCGCGAGGATCGCGAGCAGCCACAGGCCCCAGCGCGGACGGGAGGACGAGCCTGCGGGTGATTTCGCCATTGCCAAGCCTTGTTGCTTCGGGAAATGAGGGCGCGATGACCCTGCCAGCCGCCGTCCTTAACCGCGCGACCTGCCTCGCGCCAGCCCTGCTGATGCTCGCCGCCTGCGGAGCCACTCCGCCCGCCGAGGCACCCCTCACCGAGGCCGCGCTCGGGGCGGTCACCGCGGATGCGGGCGCGCCCAAGGACCAGCTCGCGCGGGAGATCGACGATCTCTTCACCGCTCCGGACGTGGGCGAGACCCGCGCCGTGGTGCTGATGGCCGACGGGAAGATCGCCGCCGAGCGCTACGCGCCGGGCTACGACAAGGACACGCGCTTTGTCAGCTGGTCGATGGCCAAGACCGTCACCGGGGTGCTGATCGGGATGCTGGTGTCCGACGGCCTGCTGGCGCTCGATGCGCCCGCCCCCGTTCCGCTGTGGCAGCGCCCCGGCGACCCGCGCGCCGAGATTACCGTGCGCCAGCTGCTCCAGATGCGCTCGGGCCTCAGGCACACGGAAAGCGGCGATCCGCCCTACGAATCATCCGAGGTCCGCATGATCTTCCTCGACGGCCGCGACGACATGGCGCGCTGGGCCGAGGAGCAGCCGCTCGAGGCCGAGCCGGGCAAGCAGTTCGAATATTCGAGCAACACCAGCGTGATCCTCGCCGACATCGCGGCGCGGGCGCTCACGACGAGCGACCGGCCTGAGGCGCGGCGCAAGGCGGTGGCGGACTATCTCCAGCAACGCCTGTTCGCACCCCTGGGGATGGACAGCATGGTGCCCGAATTCGACGCCAGCGGCACGCTGATCGGCGGCAGCCTGATGCACGCCACCGCACGCGACTGGGCGAAATTCGGCGAGATGCTGCGCCTCAAGGGCCGCGCCCCGGGCGGCGAGCAGCTCGTGCCGCAGCGCTGGGTCGAGGCGATGGTGACGCCCAGCCCGGCGCGGGCCAATTACGGCTTCCAGATCTGGCTCAACCGCAAACTGCCCGAGGGCGAGGAGCAGCCCCTGTTCCCCGACCGCGCGCCCGCCAGCCTGTTCTCGTTGATCGGGCACGTCGGGCAGTATGTGCTCGTCTCGCCCGAGCAGCGCGTGACACTGGTCCGTCTCGGCCATTCGAACACCGAGGAGCGCAAGGCGATGCTCCAGCAGGCCGCGGACGTGCTGGAGCTTTACCCTCAGAGGTAGAAAGCGCCCTCGACCACGGTGACGCAGGGTCCGCCGAGCCACGCCCGGTCGCCGTCGAGGCGCAGGGTGAGGTCGCCACCGCGCTGCGAGGCCTGGTGCGCGGTGAAGCTGTCGCGCCCCAGCTTCTTCGCCCAATAGGGCGTGAGCACGGCGTGGGCGGAACCGGTGACGGAGTCCTCGTCCACCCCGCCGCCGGGCACGAAGACGCGGCTGACGATGTCGGTGCTGTCGCCCGGCGCGGTGCAGATGAACTGGTCGGTGCCCAGTGCCCCCAGCCCGCGGATATCCGGATCGAGCGCGCGGATCGCCGCTTCGCTCTCGAACAGGAAAATGTTGTAGCGGCTGTCGTTGCGCCACACCTCCAGCGGCTGCGCGCCGAGCAGGGCGACCGCCTCGGGGTAGTCACGCGGGGCGGTTGCGATGGCGGGGAGCGCCAGTTCGTAGCCGTCACCGGCCCTGACCACCTCGAGAATGCCCGACTTGCGGGTCCGGAAGGTGATCCGCTCGCCGCCGTCGCGCTGCAAGAGGACGTGTCCGCTCGCCAGCGTTGCATGGCCGCACAGGGCGATTTCATAAGTGGGCGTGCACCAGCGCAGCTCCCAGTCAGCCGCGCCCCTGGTGTCGCGCACGACGAAGGCGGTCTCGGCGAAGAGGTTCTCGCCCCCGATCTTCACCAGCACATCATCGGGCAGCCACTCGTCCAGCACCATGACCGCGGCCTGGTTGCCGCCGAAGGGCTGCGCGCTGAAGGCATCGACGTGCCAGTAGAGGATCTTCTGGGGCATGGGGGGCCTCAAGGATAAAGCAGCGTGTCGGACCACGGCGCGTCAGGGCCGGAACGGGTGAATTCGCGCCGGTCGTGCAGCCGGTTGTCGCGGTCGATCCAGAACTCGATGCGGCGGGGGGAGAGGGTGAAGCCGGTCCAGTGCGGCGGGCGGGGAACCTTGCCCTCGGCCTCGTGCGCGGCCCAGATTTCCTGCACCCGGTCGATATAGGCCTGCCGCTCGGGCAGGGGACGCGACTGGTCGCTGGCGGCGCTGCCGACCTGGCTCTTGTAAGGGCGCGAGTGGAAATAGGCGTCGGCGCGTTCGGGGCTAACCTCGGTCAGCGGGCCCTCGATGCGAATCTGGCGGCGCAGGCTCTTCCAGTGGAACAGCAGCGCGGCCTGCATATTGGCGCGGATCTGCCCGCCCTTGCGGCTCTCGGCATTGGTGAAGAAGGTGAAGCCGCCCCCGGCGATCTCGCCCTTGCCGTGGCCCTTCAGCAGCACCATCCGCACCGAGGGCGCACCCTCGGGGGTGGCGGTGGCGAGCGCCATCGCGTTGGCATCGTTGATCTCGCCCACCTGTGCGGCGGCGAACCATTCCTCTAACAGGTCGAAGGGATCGACACTCGCCGGCAGCACGCTGTCGGCCAACTGGGCATCGTCGAGGGGGGTGGCACTGCTCATGCGCGAATGTCCTTGCTGATCCGCGCGGGACATAGGCGCGCAAGGCTGGCGATGAAAGTGCAGGACATGCAATTTCGCCCGCGGCTTGCGCGAGGCCGCTGTCTCACCTAGCTAATACGCCATGCGCGACCCTTACAGCACTCTTGGCGTTCCCCGCACGGCGTCCGAGCAGGACATCAAGAGCGCCTATCGCAAGCTCGCCAAGGAGTTGCACCCTGATCGCAACAAGGACAATCCCAAGGCGGCGGAGAAGTTCTCTGAGGTGACACGCGCCTATGACCTGCTGTCGGACAAGGCCAAGCGCGCGCAGTTCGACCGGGGCGAGATCGATGCCGACGGCAATCCCGCCAATCCCTTCGCCGGCATGGGCGCGCGGCCCGGCTACAGCCGCGGCGGCTATGGCGGCGGGCCGGGGGGTGGCGATTTCGGCGGGTTCGGGGGCGACGATGTCGATCTCGGCGACCTGTTCGAAGGCCTGTTCGGCGGACGCAACCGCCAGCAGGCGCCGCCGCGGCGCGGCTTCGGACGCCAGCCCCCGCCGCCCCCGCCCAAGCGCGGCGCGGATATCCAGTACCGGCTTGCGGTGCCTTTCGTCGATGCTGCCGCCGGCCGCGACCAGCGCATCACCCTCGCCGACGGCAAGGCGATCAGCCTGAAGCTGCCTGCCGGTGTCGAGGACGGCACGATGATGCGCCTCAAGGACAAGGGCCACCCCGGCCCCGGCGGCAATGGCGACGGGATCGTGATGGTGGAGGTCGGCTCCCACCCCTTCTTCCGCCGGGAGGGCGACAATATCCGCATGGACCTGCCGATCACCCTCGACGAGGCGGTGCGCGGGGCCAAGGTCAAGTGCCCCACGGTCGATGGTGCGGTGATGCTGACGATCCGGCCGGGCAGCTCGGGCGGCACGGTGCTACGCCTCGCCGGCAAGGGCTGGACGAAGAAGAACGCCAGGCTCGTCGACGGCAAGCACGAACGCGGCGACCAGCTGGTGACGCTGGAAATCCAGCTCCCTGCCGACCTCGGCCCGCTGACCGAGCGGCTCGAGGGCTGGATCGACACTGCGCGGCCACGGGAGAAGTTCGGCCTGTAGCGGCCGGGCGCGAGGCTGATCATGGGCGACACCCCACCCCCCTCCAATCTGCGGCCCCGGTTCTGGGCCGTGGTCGGACAGGTGGCGACCGACACCTTCAACGACGGGTTCATCCACGCCGGCAACCTCGCCTATCTCGGCATGCTGGCGATCTTCCCCTTCTTCATCCTCGGCGCGGCGCTGTTCGACCTGATCGGCGGGCGCGACAATGCCGAAACGATCATCCTCTCGGTCGCGCAGGCGATGCCGCAATCGGTGGCCGACACCATCGTGCCGGTGGCCGAGGACGTGATCTACGCCCGTTCGGGCTGGCTGCTCTGGGCGGGCGGCGCCGTCGGGCTTTGGACAGTGTCGAGCCTGATCGAGACCATCCGCGACATCCTGCGCCGCGCCTATGGTGTGCGCAGCGTGCAGGCGTTCTGGCGCACGCGGCTGCTGTCTGCGGGGCTGATCCTTGCCGCGGTGGTGGTGCTGATGCTGTCGCTGTTCGCGCAGGTGATGATCGGCGGCGCACAGGAAGTGATCGCTGCCGCCTTCCCGCAGCTCGGCGAATGGATCGGCACGCTGCGTCTGTCGCGGATCGTGCCGGCGCTGGGGCTGGCGGCATCTTTGTGGGTGCTGTTCGTGACGCTCACCCCGCCCGCCTTCCGCGGCCGCCGATGCCCCAAATGGCCCGGCGCGCTGTTCACGGCGCTGTGGTGGCTGGCAGTCGCCGCGGCGCTGCCGATCGTGCTGCGCAGCGTCTTCACCTATGACCTCACCTATGGCAGCCTTGCCGGTAGCATGGTGACGCTGCTGTTTTTCTGGCTTGTCGGGCTTGGCCTCGTTATCGGCGCGGAACTGAATGCGGCGCTGGCGCCGGAGGGGCTTGACAGGCGCGCGGGCGAGGCAAGCGAGGAGAAGGCGTAGATGAACGGGTTGATGGCAGGCAAGCGCGGTCTCATCATGGGGCTCGCCAACGACAAGTCACTGGCCTGGGGCATCGCGAAGAAGCTCGCCGAACAGGGCGCAAGCCTTGCCTTTTCCTATCAGGGCGAGGCGCTCGCCAAGCGGGTGATCCCGCTCGCGGCCGAACTGGGCAGCGATTTCACCTTCGAATGCGACGTGTCGAAGATGGATTCGCTCGATGCTGCCTTCACCGCCCTCAAGGAACGGTGGGAGACGATCGACTTCGTCGTCCACGCGATCGGCTATTCCGACAAGAACGAGCTGCGCGGCAAGTATGTCGACACCAGCCTCGAGAATTTTCTCAACACCATGAACATCTCGGCATATTCGCTGGTCGCGATCGCCCAGCGTGCTGGGGCGATGATGCCCGAAAGCGGGGGCGCGATCCTCACGTTGTCCTACTACGGCGCCGAAAAGGTCGTGCCGCATTACAACGTCATGGGCGTCGCCAAGGCAGCGCTGGAGACCAGCGTCAAGTATCTCGCCAACGATCTCGGACCGCGCAACATCCGCGTCAACGCGATCAGCGCAGGGCCGATCAAGACGCTCGCCGCGAGCGGGATCGGTGATTTCCGCTACATCCTCAAGTGGAACGAATACAATGCGCCGCTGCGCCGCAACGTGACCATCGAGGATGTCGGCGGCGCAGGACTCTACCTGCTGTCCGACCTGTCGTCGGGCGTCACGGGCGAGACCCACCATGTCGATGCCGGCTATCACGTGGTCGGGATGAAGCAGGAAGACGCGCCGGATATCGCGCTAGGGTGAAACTTGCTTCGCTTGAGCAGGTCATGCCGCACTTCCTGACTCTGAACTCTTCAGTCTGCGCGAGGCCTCTTGGGTCAAGGTCTCCGACAGTCATCGGAGTGACGCTCCGGGCGCTTGCAGGAAGTTCCTATCGATGCCAAAAACCTCCATTGTCTGATAGGTTTAGTGGCAATTGGGTTCGTTTGGTTCGTTAGCCGGTCCAATAGTCTTTGGGTCAGCCTTATGTTGCATAACGCTGTGGCCGGTTGGCGGCGAAGCTGCAGCGGCAAAGCGGACAAATCCCCAACAGATTGCAAATACGAGTCGACGCGATTTCAACGGCGTGCTTGAAACGGGGGATGACAAGCAGACGACAGATAGAAGCCAATCGCCGAAATGCAGCACGAAGCACAGGACCATCTTCGCCGGAAGGGCGGGCTGCAAGTAGCGCCAATGCCTTGAGGCACGGCATACTGAGCAATCGTTTCATCGCTGACCACGAGAATTACGAGGTCTTTACCCGCCTGCTGACGGACCTCGTTGCAGAATACGAACCCGAGACTGCGTTGGAGTCGCTTTTGGTCGAACGGCTGGCCATGTTGTTCTGGCGGGAGCGTCGCCTAGCGACTGCAGAAGCTGAGCAAGCGAATCTGATTTACGCAAACTCGAGCAGTCCATTTGGCTCGGGCTCGCGCAACGTGCCGATAGCAAATCAATATCTGGTGGGGCGGTATCAAGGCATGCTCGGGAGGCAGATCAAGGAAACGCTGAGAGATCTTCGGGACGAGCGTGATCGACGCTTGAGGCAAATTGGACAGCCAGTAGCCGAAGAGACCAACAGCTTTGAAGACATTTGAAGGAATAGCCTTTAGTCTCAAGACACTTTGCAGCCTGGAGTCTATTTTATAAGAATCGACGATTACACCGTCTTCAGGGGTAAAGGCTATGCCCAGGCCTTAAATCGGCCTCTCTCAGCTATACCAAAAGAGTCTTTAATCTGCCAAAATTTACGCAGCATCGTCTATGATTTGCCGCAAGCGGTTCTGGGCTCATTCGATTAATGAGCGAACGCCGCCCTCTAGAGCAGCGGGCGCCACCAGGCTTCGTTGTCGAGGTACCAGCGCAGCGTTTGACGCAGACCATCCTCAAAACCGTGGGCCGGCGCATAGGCGAGTTCGGCCCGAGCCTTGGTTTCATCGATGGCGTAGCGGCGGTCGTGGCCGGCGCGATCGGTGACGAAGGTCTTGAGGCTGCTGGTGGGCTCGCCCTTGGCTGCCGGGGCGTCGGGATAGCGCGCGGCGAGGCCGTCGATCTCGGTGAAGGCGCGGTCGACCTCGGCGCAGATGGTGTCGATCACGGTCATGTTGGGCAGTTCCGCCCCGCCGCCGATGTTGTAGGTCTCGCCCGGTTGGCCCTTGAGCAGACAGGCCTCGATCCCGCGGCAGTGATCCTCGACGTGCAGCCAGTCGCGCACGTTCATCCCGTCGCCATAGATCGGCAGATTGCGACCGTGGAGCGCGTTCAGGAGGAACAGCGGGATGAGTTTCTCGGGATACTGGTAGGGACCGTAGTTGTTGGAGCAGTTGCTCGTCGTCACCTCGAGCCCAAAGGTGTGGTGATAGGCGCGCACAAGGTGGTCCGAGGCTGCCTTCGAGGCCGAGTAGGGCGAGTTGGGCGCATAGGGCGTGGTCTCGCTGAACGCCGGATCACTGGGACCCAGCGAGCCGAACACCTCGTCGGTCGAGATGTGGTGGAAGCGGTGGGGGATGCCGTCGCCCGCGAGCCAGACCGCGCGCGCGGCCTTGAGCAGGCTGTTGGTGCCAAGGATGTTGGTGTCGATGAAGGCATCGGGCCCGGTGATCGAGCGGTCGACATGGCTCTCGGCGGCAAAGTGCACCAGCGTGGTGATCCCGTGCTCGCGCAGCAGGCGCTCCACGAGCTCGGTGTCGCGGATGTCACCGCTTCCTCGCCAAGCGTCGCACGCGTCTTGCGTGGTCGAGCGGTTGCCGGCATAGGTCAGCGCATCGAGCACGATCACCCGGTCTTCGGGGTGCTTCGCGTTCCAGTAATGCACGAAATTGCCGCCAATGAACCCGGCACCGCCGGTCACGAGTAGGTTAGCCAAGCTTTGTTTCCTCTTCGAGCATCAGGCGCAGGTTGCTGCGCCAGTGAACCGCTTCCTCGCCAAGCGTCGCACGCGTCTTGCGGCAATCGAGCAGCGAGAAGGCCGGACGCCGCGCGGGCGTCGGGTAGTCGGCCGTGGTGAGCGGACGGATCAGCGGAATGCGCGTCAACAGGCCGAGAGCAGCGAGAAGGCCGGACGCCGCGCGGGCGTCGGGTGTCGCCCAAGCAGCGAGAAGGCCGGACGCCGCGCGGGCGTCGGGTAGTCGAGCAGCGAGAAGGCCGGACGCCGCGCGGGCGTCGGGTAGTCGGCCGTAGCAGCGAGAAGGCCGGACGCCGCGCGGGCGTCGGGTAGTCGAGCAGCGAGAAGGCCGGACGCCGCGCGGGCGTCGGGTAGAGCAGCGAGAAGGCCGGACGCCGCGCGGGCGTCGGGTAGTCGGCCGTGGTGAGCGGACGGATCAGCGGAATGCGCGTCAACAGGAGCAGCGAGAAGGCCGGACGCCGCGCGGGCGTCGGGTAGTCGGCCGTGGTGAGCGGACGGATCNNNNNNNNNNNNNNNNNNNNNNNNNNNNNNNNNNNNNNNNNNNNNNNNNNNNNNNNNNNNNNNNNNNNNNNNNNNNNNNNNNNNNNNNNNNNNNNNNNNNNNNNNNNNNNNNNNNNNNNNNNNNNNNNNNNNNNNNNNNNNNNNNNNNNNNNNNNNNNNNNNNNNNNNNNNNNNNNNNNNNNNNNNNNNNNNNNNNNNNNGGGCGCATAGGGCGTGGTCTCGCTGAACGCCGGATCACTGGGACCCAGCGAGCCGAACACCTCGTCGGTCGAGATGTGGTGGAAGCGGTGGGGGATGCCGTCGCCCGCGAGCCAGACCGCGCGCGCGGCCTTGAGCAGGCTGTTGGTGCCAAGGATGTTGGTGTCGATGAAGGCATCGGGCCCGGTGATCGAGCGGTCGACATGGCTCTCGGCGGCAAAGTGCACCAGCGTGGTGATCCCGTGCTCGCGCAGCAGGCGCTCCACGAGCTCGGTGTCGCGGATGTCGCCCACCACCAGCTCGGCATTGGGCGCGCCTTCGATGGTCGAGCGGTTGCCGGCATAGGTCAGCGCATCGAGCACGATCACCCGGTCTTCGGGGTGCTTCGCGTTCCAGTAATGCACGAAATTGCCGCCAATGAACCCGGCACCGCCGGTCACGAGTAGGTTAGCCAAGCTTTGTTTCCTCTTCGAGCATCAGGCGCAGGTTGCTGCGCCAGTGAACCGCTTCCTCGCCAAGCGTCGCACGCGTCTTGCGGCAATCGAGCAGCGAGAAGGCCGGACGCCGCGCGGGCGTCGGGTAGTCGGCCGTGGTGAGCGGACGGATCAGCGGAATGCGCGTCAACAGGCCGAGCGCATGAGCCTCCTCGGCGCATGGCGACCGCGAAGTCGTACCAGCTCGCCACCCCGGCATCACTGTGATGAAAGGTGCCGCCCGCGCCCTTCTCGACCAGACCCCAGATGGTGGCGGCAAGGCTCGTCGCCCAGGTCGGCGCACCGATCTGGTCGGCAACCACGCCCAGTTCCTCGCGCTCCTTCATCAGGCGGATCATGGTGCGCACGAAGTTGGCACCGCCCGCCTCGTAGACCCAGGCGGTGCGCACCAGAATGTCTTCGGCCCGCAAGGCATCCTCGCCTTCGGCCTTGGTGCGGCCATAGGCGGACTGCGGATTGCGCGGGGCATCGGGGGCGTAGGGAGACGACGAGGTGCCGTCGAAGACGTAGTCGGTCGACACGTGCACGACCTTGCCGCCCGTCTCCGCCATCGCTTCGACCATCGCGGCGACCGCGCCGGCGTTGATCGCACGCGCGGTCTCCTCGTCGCTCTCGGCCTTGTCAACCGCGGTATAGGCGGCCGCGTTGAGGATCAGCTCGGGCGCCTCGACCGTCAGCCGCGCGCGCAGCATCGGCACGTCGGTGAGGTCGCAGTCAGCGACGTCGATCGCGCTGATCTCGGCCCACTCGGGTGCAAGCCGCTGCAGCGCCCCGCCAAGCTGGCCGCCTGCCCCGGTGATCAGCACTCTCATGGGAACACCAGCACATTGGCAAGCGACAACCCGCGCGCGTCCTTGTCCGAGATGATCGGCGCCATGCCGATGGCGGGCCATTCGATCCCCACCGCAGGATCGTCCCACGCCAGCGTGTGCTCCGACTGCGGCGCATAGGGCGCGGTGCACTTGTAGAGGAAGTCGGTGTCGTCCTCGAGCGTCAGGAAGCCGTGGGCAAAGCCCTCGGGCACCCAGAACATCCGCTGGTTCTGGGCACTCAGCTCAACACCCACCCATTTGCCGAAATGGGGCGATGACCAGCGCAGGTCGACCGCGACATCGAACACCGCCCCCTTCGTCACCCGCACCAGCTTGCCCTGCGGACCCGGGTTCTGGAAGTGCAGCCCCCTCAGCACCCCCTTCTGCGAGCGGCTGTGGTTGTCCTGGACGAACTGCAGGTCGAGGCCCGCCTTGCGAAAGGCATCCGCGTTCCAGGTCTCCATGAAAAAGCCGCGCGCATCGCCGAACACGCGAGGCTCGATGATCAGAACGCCCGGCAGGGCGGTCTCGATGATGTTCATCCCGGTTCCTGCTCGGTCAGCAGGGCAAGGAGATACTCGCCGTAGCCCGACTTGCGCAGCGGCTCGGCAATCTCGCGCAGCCGGTCGGCAGTGATGAAGCCCTGACGCCAGGCAATCTCCTCGGGGCAGGCAATCTTGAGCCCCTGCCGCTCCTCGGTGATGCGCACATAGGTCGCGGCATCGAGCAGCGAGCCATGGGTGCCGGTATCGAGCCAGGTGAAGCCGCGCCCCATGATCTCGACCGCCATCGCCCCTTCATCGAGATAGAGGCGGTTGAGATCCGTGATCTCGAGCTCGCCGCGCGCCGAAGGCTTCATGTCGCGCGCGCGGTCAACCACGGTCTCGTCGTAGAAATAAAGGCCGGTCACCGCATAATTCGACTTGGGCGCCCTGGGCTTCTCCTCGATCGAGATCGCCTTGCCCGCGGCATCGAACTCGACAACCCCGAAGGCCTGCGGATCGTTGACCCGGTAGGCGAACACCGTCGCACCGGAGGGCCGGGCATTGGCATTCTGCAGCAGCGAGGGAAGCCCGTGGCCGTAAAAGATGTTGTCGCCGAGGATCAGCGCGCTCGGCCCGCCGCGCACGAAATCCGCACCGATGTGGAACGCTTGCGCCAGGCCCTCGGGCCTGGGCTGCACCTCATAGGACAGCGACACCCCGAAATCCGACCCGTCACCCAGCACCCGCTTGAATTGTGCGGCATCGTCAGGCGTCGTGATGATCAGGATCTCGCGCATCCCCGCCAGCATCAAGGTGCTCAGCGGATAGTAGATCATCGGCTTGTCGAACACAGGCATCAGCTGTTTCGAAACACCACGCGTCAGCGGATACAAACGCGTGCCAGAGCCACCAGCGAGGATGATGCCGCGCCTGTTTTTGGCCCCGTTCGCCCCCTGCATTGATTGCCCCTCGTATAAATCTATCAATTGCTGCGGCGCGATAAAGGATTGGCATGACGCGTCAAGCGGGCACGAGATCAACCGATCGATTTTTTGACTGGCGCGGAACGAGACAAGCCGCCATAGGGCGCGCATGAATCTCCTTCGCAACTCGGGTCGGAAGCTTGCCCATAATCCGTGGTTTTTGGTTGCGGTCGTTCTGCCCGTGCTGCTCAGCGCGATCTACTATTTCGCAATCGCCTCGGACCAGTACGTCTCGGAATCCCGGTTTGTCATCAAGGCACCGAACCAACGCGCAGCACAGACCACGTCTTTCGCCAACCTGATCCAGTCGACCGGGCTTTCCAGTGGACAGGAACAGTCGAACCAGGTGATCGACTTCATCCGTTCGCGTTCTGCTCTGCAGACACTCGAGAAGAACCTCGACGTCAAGAAGGCATACGGCAGCTCCCGCGTCGATTTCCTTTCGCGCTTTCCGCGGTTTTGGGAAGATGACGCGTTCGAGGATCTGTTCGAATTCTACAAGAAGAAGATCGACATCAGCCGCGACAACGATACCGGCCTCGTTGTTCTGCGAACCGTCGCGTTCACCCCCAAGGATGCCGCGGCGATCAACGAGCTTCTGCTCAGCCAGAGCGAGACGCTGGTCAACGAGCTCAACGAGAATGCGCGCACCAAGGCCATCTCGGAGGCGGAAAGCCGCGTGGTGGAGGCCCAAACACGGGTCAACACGGCGCT encodes:
- the mnmA gene encoding tRNA 2-thiouridine(34) synthase MnmA, whose protein sequence is MDTPAPPETGSMAAAKAAALFDLPRPAADCRIVVAMSGGVDSSVVAALAHASGAEVIGITLQLYDYGAATGRKGACCAGDDIRDARAVADRLGIAHYVFDHESAFRAKVVEQFADDYLAGRTPVPCIRCNMGPKFTDLFRMARELGADCLATGHYVRRVRGAGGGLELHRAHDPARDQSYFLYGTTEAQLEYLRFPLGGMPKTEVRALAEAAGLRNAAKPDSQDICFVPDGDYAKIVTKVRPEGAAPGAIVHAATGEKLGDHKGIVHFTVGQRKGLEIGGQPEPLYVIGLDAASREVRVGPKRMLAVTAAHLTETNRIGPLPDALLTAKVRSLARPVPVTLEGQLGDGGAVRIRFAEPEFGVAPGQAAVIYAGERVVGGGWIDTTEKVET
- a CDS encoding serine hydrolase domain-containing protein; this encodes MTLPAAVLNRATCLAPALLMLAACGATPPAEAPLTEAALGAVTADAGAPKDQLAREIDDLFTAPDVGETRAVVLMADGKIAAERYAPGYDKDTRFVSWSMAKTVTGVLIGMLVSDGLLALDAPAPVPLWQRPGDPRAEITVRQLLQMRSGLRHTESGDPPYESSEVRMIFLDGRDDMARWAEEQPLEAEPGKQFEYSSNTSVILADIAARALTTSDRPEARRKAVADYLQQRLFAPLGMDSMVPEFDASGTLIGGSLMHATARDWAKFGEMLRLKGRAPGGEQLVPQRWVEAMVTPSPARANYGFQIWLNRKLPEGEEQPLFPDRAPASLFSLIGHVGQYVLVSPEQRVTLVRLGHSNTEERKAMLQQAADVLELYPQR
- a CDS encoding PhzF family phenazine biosynthesis protein; translated protein: MPQKILYWHVDAFSAQPFGGNQAAVMVLDEWLPDDVLVKIGGENLFAETAFVVRDTRGAADWELRWCTPTYEIALCGHATLASGHVLLQRDGGERITFRTRKSGILEVVRAGDGYELALPAIATAPRDYPEAVALLGAQPLEVWRNDSRYNIFLFESEAAIRALDPDIRGLGALGTDQFICTAPGDSTDIVSRVFVPGGGVDEDSVTGSAHAVLTPYWAKKLGRDSFTAHQASQRGGDLTLRLDGDRAWLGGPCVTVVEGAFYL
- the pdxH gene encoding pyridoxamine 5'-phosphate oxidase; translation: MSSATPLDDAQLADSVLPASVDPFDLLEEWFAAAQVGEINDANAMALATATPEGAPSVRMVLLKGHGKGEIAGGGFTFFTNAESRKGGQIRANMQAALLFHWKSLRRQIRIEGPLTEVSPERADAYFHSRPYKSQVGSAASDQSRPLPERQAYIDRVQEIWAAHEAEGKVPRPPHWTGFTLSPRRIEFWIDRDNRLHDRREFTRSGPDAPWSDTLLYP
- a CDS encoding DnaJ C-terminal domain-containing protein translates to MRDPYSTLGVPRTASEQDIKSAYRKLAKELHPDRNKDNPKAAEKFSEVTRAYDLLSDKAKRAQFDRGEIDADGNPANPFAGMGARPGYSRGGYGGGPGGGDFGGFGGDDVDLGDLFEGLFGGRNRQQAPPRRGFGRQPPPPPPKRGADIQYRLAVPFVDAAAGRDQRITLADGKAISLKLPAGVEDGTMMRLKDKGHPGPGGNGDGIVMVEVGSHPFFRREGDNIRMDLPITLDEAVRGAKVKCPTVDGAVMLTIRPGSSGGTVLRLAGKGWTKKNARLVDGKHERGDQLVTLEIQLPADLGPLTERLEGWIDTARPREKFGL
- a CDS encoding YihY/virulence factor BrkB family protein translates to MGDTPPPSNLRPRFWAVVGQVATDTFNDGFIHAGNLAYLGMLAIFPFFILGAALFDLIGGRDNAETIILSVAQAMPQSVADTIVPVAEDVIYARSGWLLWAGGAVGLWTVSSLIETIRDILRRAYGVRSVQAFWRTRLLSAGLILAAVVVLMLSLFAQVMIGGAQEVIAAAFPQLGEWIGTLRLSRIVPALGLAASLWVLFVTLTPPAFRGRRCPKWPGALFTALWWLAVAAALPIVLRSVFTYDLTYGSLAGSMVTLLFFWLVGLGLVIGAELNAALAPEGLDRRAGEASEEKA
- the fabI gene encoding enoyl-ACP reductase FabI; protein product: MNGLMAGKRGLIMGLANDKSLAWGIAKKLAEQGASLAFSYQGEALAKRVIPLAAELGSDFTFECDVSKMDSLDAAFTALKERWETIDFVVHAIGYSDKNELRGKYVDTSLENFLNTMNISAYSLVAIAQRAGAMMPESGGAILTLSYYGAEKVVPHYNVMGVAKAALETSVKYLANDLGPRNIRVNAISAGPIKTLAASGIGDFRYILKWNEYNAPLRRNVTIEDVGGAGLYLLSDLSSGVTGETHHVDAGYHVVGMKQEDAPDIALG